A window of Proteus columbae contains these coding sequences:
- a CDS encoding fimbrial protein produces MTNLKNKMNKLLFLIFILSLSTLSFYSHAAPDCVNNGGIKHGTMDARGGTIELKGMIKKNQEVARFTFKRDGSDVAVADCPDGAEFYAYATYSEASGVMPTYYMDIDGRPAYYVVRNGHITGLDDYAYVLIENESGLSFRSQPGQEVPVNSPKLNTRDATVIVYSTKDNPKSQRFTTQYIGSILINRFNSGGGTTAVGFSYRLSVNIISAPTSCSAENTNLEMNLPKMPITAFSSIGFPRDNQYAEDNLRINCTGNASAKIKLMAHNTTSYDGQKTIIKPDNEGDSNNAKGVGFVVSSPSSGDTVLINNQFVPLADLTSGSNSVPLKAEYYRYGDDIKPGKLNATANFVLEFN; encoded by the coding sequence ATGACTAACTTAAAAAATAAAATGAATAAATTATTATTTCTAATTTTTATTCTTAGTTTATCTACCCTCTCTTTTTACAGTCATGCCGCGCCTGATTGTGTCAATAATGGCGGTATTAAACATGGCACGATGGATGCCAGAGGCGGTACCATTGAACTAAAAGGAATGATTAAAAAGAATCAGGAAGTGGCTCGTTTTACATTTAAACGTGATGGTTCAGATGTCGCAGTCGCAGATTGCCCAGATGGCGCTGAGTTCTATGCTTATGCAACATATAGCGAAGCCAGTGGCGTAATGCCAACCTATTATATGGATATCGATGGTAGACCTGCTTATTATGTTGTACGTAACGGTCATATTACAGGCTTAGATGATTATGCTTATGTTTTAATTGAAAATGAGTCAGGTTTGTCATTTAGAAGTCAGCCAGGACAAGAAGTTCCTGTTAATAGCCCTAAACTTAATACAAGGGATGCTACCGTTATTGTTTACTCCACCAAAGATAACCCTAAATCCCAGCGTTTTACGACTCAATATATTGGCTCTATATTAATTAATCGCTTTAATTCAGGTGGCGGTACAACGGCTGTTGGTTTTAGTTATCGTCTATCTGTAAATATTATTAGCGCGCCAACATCTTGTAGTGCAGAAAATACGAACCTTGAAATGAATTTGCCTAAAATGCCTATTACTGCATTTTCTAGCATTGGGTTTCCTCGTGATAATCAATATGCTGAAGATAATCTGAGAATAAATTGCACAGGTAATGCTTCCGCTAAAATTAAGCTAATGGCGCATAACACCACAAGTTACGACGGGCAAAAAACCATTATCAAACCTGATAATGAAGGCGACAGTAATAATGCCAAAGGTGTAGGATTTGTTGTTTCATCCCCTTCAAGTGGTGATACGGTGTTAATTAATAACCAGTTTGTTCCACTGGCTGATTTAACCAGTGGCAGCAATAGCGTACCACTAAAAGCAGAATATTATCGTTATGGTGATGATATTAAACCCGGCAAACTTAATGCCACTGCAAATTTTGTATTGGAGTTTAATTAG
- a CDS encoding fimbria/pilus outer membrane usher protein, which produces MKKIKDNYFNKSPLYLFIAGALFASFNTSANDYYPANLLNIEGSTQQVTNEDLNVFRENNIAPGHYKVTLFINDNRVLTRDFDFILMKNKEGNSILAPRLSAEEWYKVGVDLPYDVINKNKNNDFINLNEINNANGYLDLNRKQYVLTLPQLYVNEDRLKENEIKNWDSGIPALLVNYALSSFNSRSQGNTTDSYYGNIQTQVNLGPWRFNNYSTWTKNENGEKKWNTLSNVLSRAITSINSELMMGDLYTSSQLFDSVKFRGIKLVTDRLMTPTQNRTYAPSVSGIANTESIVTITQNGQVIYKRSVPAGPFNITDYYPMNSGGDLHVSVTEADGSEKNFIVPFSSIANLERKGELKYSFSTGKYDGNNSGDGAYVVQTEAFYGLTDYVTLYGGVLIGEKYQSVGVGTGVNLGSYGAITTDLLYAKSSTNNGNDSLHGNAFRVNYSKNISVTDTTLSLVGYRHFDANFLNFTQAMEYKDSKYHPSNGLKNEYTLSINQPLFSNNASINLNSVIYKYVSGKTVHSYNMGFNSAINKVNYSVYYTYYDGSRYSESNKKNSHDLSMNVSIPFSWNENYIWANYGISTNNDNQVLQTARLSGTYGDKNQANWDVYQGYGNKGVNYSGGLNGSYKTQSAVVNAGYSYTQDKQNINYGVSGALVATQYGAVFAPSLQQTNALILTKNTSGVEVINGQSIKTNNSGLAVVSGMSPYQKNSISVNTNSIPSDTEISNNIISNIVPTKGALVLADFDAKKGFKFLLTLQTPDKSTIPMGAKAEIDNDDTQLVASFHQLYFVANKPQGNIQVSWTINGEQKTCNATYDINNKAPVNGLYILDTECK; this is translated from the coding sequence ATGAAAAAGATAAAGGATAATTATTTTAATAAATCGCCACTCTATTTATTTATTGCTGGCGCTTTATTCGCTTCTTTTAATACATCAGCAAATGACTATTATCCTGCTAATCTATTAAATATTGAAGGAAGCACTCAACAAGTGACAAATGAAGATCTAAATGTCTTTAGAGAGAATAATATCGCCCCAGGTCACTATAAAGTGACTCTTTTTATCAATGATAATCGCGTATTAACACGCGACTTTGATTTTATTTTGATGAAAAATAAAGAGGGTAACTCAATATTAGCTCCACGTCTTTCAGCAGAAGAGTGGTATAAAGTTGGTGTTGATCTTCCTTATGATGTGATTAATAAAAACAAAAATAATGATTTTATTAATCTCAACGAGATCAATAATGCGAACGGCTATTTAGATTTAAATAGAAAACAATATGTTCTAACATTACCACAATTATATGTTAATGAAGATAGATTAAAAGAAAATGAAATAAAAAACTGGGATTCAGGTATTCCTGCATTATTAGTTAATTACGCATTATCTTCATTTAATAGTCGTAGTCAGGGTAATACGACAGATAGCTATTATGGCAACATTCAAACCCAAGTTAATTTAGGTCCTTGGCGTTTTAATAACTATTCAACCTGGACAAAGAATGAAAATGGCGAGAAAAAATGGAATACATTGAGTAATGTTCTTTCCAGAGCGATCACCAGTATTAATAGTGAATTAATGATGGGTGATCTCTATACCTCTTCACAACTCTTTGATTCAGTAAAATTTAGAGGAATTAAATTAGTCACCGATAGACTAATGACACCGACACAAAATAGAACCTATGCACCTAGCGTTTCGGGTATTGCTAATACAGAATCTATCGTCACTATCACCCAAAATGGCCAAGTTATTTATAAACGCAGTGTGCCCGCTGGACCTTTTAATATTACTGATTATTATCCGATGAACAGCGGCGGAGATTTACATGTCAGCGTTACTGAAGCGGATGGCTCTGAAAAGAATTTTATTGTGCCTTTCTCCTCTATTGCCAATCTAGAAAGAAAAGGTGAATTAAAATATAGCTTCTCAACGGGTAAATACGACGGTAATAATAGCGGGGATGGCGCTTATGTTGTTCAGACCGAAGCTTTCTATGGTTTAACTGACTATGTCACCCTTTATGGCGGCGTACTTATTGGTGAAAAATATCAATCTGTTGGTGTGGGTACTGGGGTAAATTTAGGTAGCTACGGCGCGATCACCACTGATTTATTGTATGCGAAATCTTCCACTAACAATGGCAATGATTCATTACATGGCAATGCTTTTAGAGTTAATTATTCTAAAAATATATCAGTCACAGATACGACTCTTTCGTTAGTCGGTTATCGTCACTTCGATGCCAATTTTCTCAATTTTACTCAAGCGATGGAATACAAAGACAGCAAATACCATCCAAGCAATGGGTTAAAAAATGAATATACGCTCTCGATTAATCAACCTTTATTTTCTAATAACGCTTCGATTAATTTAAATTCAGTTATTTATAAGTACGTTAGTGGTAAAACCGTTCATTCTTATAATATGGGTTTTAATAGCGCTATTAATAAAGTTAACTATAGCGTTTATTACACTTATTACGATGGTAGTCGTTATAGCGAGAGTAATAAAAAAAATAGTCATGATTTGAGTATGAATGTCAGTATTCCTTTTTCATGGAATGAAAACTACATTTGGGCTAATTACGGTATATCAACGAACAATGATAACCAAGTATTACAGACCGCACGTTTAAGTGGAACCTATGGTGATAAAAACCAAGCAAACTGGGATGTTTATCAAGGCTATGGTAATAAAGGTGTTAATTATAGCGGTGGTTTAAATGGCTCTTATAAAACACAAAGCGCCGTTGTTAATGCGGGTTATTCGTATACTCAAGATAAGCAAAATATTAACTACGGTGTTAGTGGTGCATTAGTTGCAACACAATATGGCGCAGTATTCGCCCCTTCATTGCAACAAACAAATGCATTAATACTGACTAAAAATACCTCTGGTGTAGAAGTCATTAATGGTCAGTCTATTAAAACGAATAATAGTGGATTAGCAGTTGTTTCTGGAATGTCGCCTTACCAAAAAAATAGCATTAGTGTTAATACCAATTCTATTCCGAGTGATACTGAAATTTCGAATAATATTATTAGTAATATTGTTCCAACAAAAGGTGCTTTAGTACTGGCTGATTTCGATGCTAAAAAAGGCTTTAAATTCCTACTGACATTACAAACGCCAGATAAAAGTACCATCCCTATGGGTGCTAAAGCTGAGATTGATAACGATGATACGCAATTAGTCGCAAGCTTCCATCAACTCTATTTTGTTGCCAATAAACCACAAGGCAATATTCAAGTTTCGTGGACAATTAATGGTGAGCAAAAAACCTGCAATGCAACTTATGACATTAATAATAAAGCGCCAGTTAATGGTTTATATATTTTAGATACTGAGTGTAAATAA
- a CDS encoding fimbrial biogenesis chaperone: MKFKKTLLGLGLIFSSITSSFAGFGLETTRVVYNETNKNEGFVAFNSDKNTNYLLQSWVEDLNGKLTQDFVITPPLIKLMSQQKNTLQVTKNTTLPNDIESMYWINVKFVAPSNENLENVLRYSMTNRIKLIYRPQSLKNDNIEKEIKELKWSPKNNNLVVSNSSPYFINISKLFIDGREIEQLPSFLPPKSETTISVNKTLSGKEKIKLFYIDDFGKNLPMEFEL; encoded by the coding sequence ATGAAATTTAAAAAAACACTTTTAGGACTGGGGTTAATATTCAGCTCAATAACATCAAGCTTTGCTGGATTTGGTTTAGAAACAACTCGCGTTGTTTATAATGAAACAAATAAAAATGAAGGTTTTGTTGCATTTAACAGTGATAAAAATACTAATTATTTATTACAATCCTGGGTTGAAGATCTCAATGGCAAACTCACTCAAGATTTTGTGATCACTCCACCATTAATTAAATTAATGTCGCAACAAAAAAATACACTACAAGTTACTAAAAATACAACACTGCCTAATGATATTGAATCCATGTATTGGATCAATGTTAAATTTGTCGCACCAAGCAATGAAAATTTAGAAAATGTTTTGCGTTATTCAATGACAAATAGAATTAAGTTGATTTACAGACCACAATCTCTAAAAAATGACAATATTGAAAAAGAAATCAAAGAGTTAAAATGGTCACCAAAGAATAACAATCTTGTAGTATCAAATAGCTCACCTTATTTTATTAATATTAGCAAACTCTTTATTGATGGAAGAGAGATTGAACAATTACCTAGTTTTCTTCCGCCAAAATCAGAAACCACTATTAGCGTTAACAAAACATTATCGGGTAAAGAAAAAATAAAATTATTTTATATCGACGATTTTGGAAAAAACCTTCCAATGGAATTCGAATTATAA
- a CDS encoding fimbrial protein, translating into MPILTKKLLPMAFLISAITASATVSADEQTGQISFSGLIYSSTCTIDINGSGSDGNVNMGRYATSEFDRTGSEVGGANGNGKLDISLINCPPQGTVKLKLEGKTDSSSDQILALDDPNGSNTAKNVGIHIYDRDDLSTPFDLNITREYKIKDTGDLKSKTLYFVAKYVSTSNNVEAGRADATLNYTLTYQ; encoded by the coding sequence ATGCCTATTTTAACAAAAAAACTGCTTCCAATGGCTTTTCTTATTTCAGCAATAACGGCAAGTGCAACAGTTTCCGCTGATGAGCAAACAGGACAAATTTCTTTTTCAGGTTTAATTTATTCATCTACTTGCACTATTGATATTAATGGCTCTGGCTCTGACGGTAACGTTAATATGGGACGTTATGCAACAAGTGAATTTGATCGTACCGGTAGTGAAGTTGGCGGAGCTAATGGTAATGGTAAATTAGATATCTCTTTAATTAATTGCCCACCACAAGGTACTGTAAAATTAAAGCTAGAAGGTAAAACAGATAGTAGCTCAGATCAAATCTTAGCCTTAGATGATCCTAATGGTTCGAATACAGCAAAAAATGTTGGTATCCATATTTATGATAGAGATGATTTAAGCACACCTTTCGATCTCAATATAACGAGAGAATATAAAATTAAAGATACGGGTGATCTTAAATCTAAAACACTTTATTTTGTTGCTAAATACGTTAGTACAAGCAATAACGTAGAAGCTGGCCGTGCTGATGCAACATTGAATTATACATTGACTTATCAATAA
- a CDS encoding sigma-54 interaction domain-containing protein, which translates to MHSLLSTLQDEISKYTDAIAGITGTDVEIIDNNLVRIAGTGRYRYMLNQDVSSNGHIYRHVLQVQKTILIEDPKENSLCQLCQNRLTCTEELDLNAPIFLNNQVIGVIGIICSNREQKMFLMKQKQAFITFIEQFSEMISSRIFECLERLREKERFGTFRNLIDVMDRGVIAIDSQNKIWHANLSALRFFDCELIGQSLDIDMTGDILYGDEEAWLILNQQRYHVLCKKITFSSVDNDQLTMVIFHDARDYMTQVNTLSVDENPHSPLIGNSQNMLQLKSMLSKVAVSHASVLITGESGSGKEVVAYTIHQQSLRTKQPFITINCAAIPEQLLESELFGYVRGAFSGADPKGRIGKFELAHGGSLFLDEIGDMPLHLQAKLLRVLQEKSITRVGSNNMINIDVRIIAATNKDLREMVNKGQFREDLFYRLNVVPIHTPALRDHREDIAELAQFFADDLASTYQRPVAKIPNVVINYLYSYDWPGNIRELRNVIEYMYVMQGDTVDLNLSHLPPYLLETPHSDPLEKEKTSGIYTAAKTDNKDKNQPLNAQEFLKTQNQTSEYQTIMNILEKTGTTLEGKKKAAEILGISIATLYRKIKIR; encoded by the coding sequence ATGCACTCATTACTAAGTACTCTACAAGATGAAATCAGCAAGTACACCGATGCCATTGCAGGTATCACTGGTACCGATGTTGAAATTATTGATAACAACTTGGTTCGTATTGCAGGTACAGGGCGTTATCGCTATATGCTCAATCAAGATGTCTCTAGTAATGGGCATATTTATCGCCATGTACTGCAAGTACAAAAAACCATTTTGATTGAAGATCCCAAAGAAAATAGCCTGTGCCAACTGTGTCAAAACCGATTAACTTGCACTGAAGAACTTGATCTCAATGCCCCTATTTTCCTGAATAATCAAGTTATTGGCGTAATAGGGATTATTTGTTCTAATCGAGAACAAAAAATGTTTTTGATGAAACAAAAACAAGCCTTTATCACCTTTATCGAACAGTTTTCGGAGATGATTTCAAGTCGTATTTTTGAATGTCTTGAAAGGCTTAGAGAGAAAGAGCGATTTGGGACTTTTAGAAACTTGATTGATGTGATGGATAGAGGTGTAATTGCAATCGATAGCCAAAATAAAATTTGGCATGCCAATCTTTCTGCTCTACGTTTTTTTGATTGTGAATTAATTGGGCAATCTCTTGATATCGATATGACTGGCGATATTCTTTATGGTGATGAAGAAGCATGGCTAATATTAAATCAACAACGCTATCATGTTCTGTGTAAAAAAATCACCTTTTCATCTGTTGATAATGACCAACTCACAATGGTTATCTTCCATGATGCCCGCGATTATATGACACAGGTGAATACCTTATCGGTTGATGAAAATCCTCACTCTCCTTTAATTGGCAACTCACAAAATATGCTCCAATTAAAAAGCATGTTAAGTAAAGTTGCGGTTAGTCACGCCAGCGTACTTATCACCGGAGAAAGCGGTTCAGGTAAAGAAGTGGTTGCTTACACTATTCACCAACAAAGCCTACGCACAAAACAGCCTTTTATTACCATTAACTGCGCAGCTATCCCAGAACAACTGCTAGAAAGTGAGCTTTTTGGTTATGTCCGCGGTGCATTTAGTGGTGCTGATCCTAAAGGACGTATTGGTAAATTTGAATTAGCACATGGTGGAAGCCTATTCCTAGATGAAATTGGAGATATGCCTTTACATCTACAAGCCAAGCTTTTACGTGTTCTTCAAGAAAAAAGCATCACTCGTGTTGGCTCTAATAATATGATCAATATTGATGTAAGGATCATTGCTGCCACCAACAAAGATCTACGTGAAATGGTAAATAAAGGACAATTTCGTGAAGATCTGTTTTATCGCCTCAATGTTGTTCCGATCCATACACCTGCATTACGTGATCACCGAGAAGATATTGCAGAACTTGCACAATTCTTTGCTGATGATCTGGCTTCAACCTATCAACGGCCTGTTGCAAAGATCCCCAACGTTGTTATTAACTACTTATATTCCTATGATTGGCCGGGCAATATCAGAGAGCTACGTAATGTGATTGAATATATGTATGTTATGCAAGGCGATACAGTGGATTTGAACCTCAGCCACCTTCCACCTTATTTGTTAGAAACACCTCATTCTGATCCTTTAGAAAAAGAAAAAACCAGTGGTATCTATACAGCAGCTAAAACAGATAATAAAGATAAAAATCAACCGTTAAACGCACAAGAATTTCTCAAAACTCAAAACCAGACATCAGAGTATCAAACCATTATGAACATATTAGAAAAAACAGGGACAACATTAGAAGGAAAGAAGAAAGCGGCAGAAATTTTAGGGATAAGCATTGCTACTCTATATAGGAAAATAAAAATACGATAA
- the dpaL gene encoding diaminopropionate ammonia-lyase — protein sequence MQEQLQYLINQSSFTRKPTAELAPFRYEELVKALDFHRTIPGYAPTPLFHLPQLAKTLGVGELYLKDESFRFGLKAFKALGGAYAMARHIADFLEMDISELPYEVMISDEIRKKLNGVTFATTTDGNHGRGVAWMARQLKQKAVVYMPKGSSQERLDAILREGAVAEIVDMNYDDAVRMTAEMAEKYGWIVVQDTAWDGYEEIPLWIMQGYGTLMLESLAQLHEVPPTHIFVQAGVGSFAGMVQGMVTAAYGKQAPKVIVAEARIADCLYQSAVSGKADAIPVGGDLQTVMAGLACGEANSIGWNLLRDYSAAFFSCPDAVATRGMRILGNPLPGDPHIISGESGAVTTGLLSILMQSPVYQSAKEALGLDENARVLVISTEGDTDPERYRDIVWDGELPSFKQF from the coding sequence ATGCAGGAGCAATTGCAGTACCTGATTAACCAAAGTTCATTTACGCGAAAACCAACCGCTGAGCTTGCCCCTTTTCGTTATGAAGAGTTAGTCAAAGCGTTAGATTTTCATAGAACTATTCCAGGATACGCACCTACACCGTTATTTCATTTACCCCAGTTAGCCAAAACCTTAGGGGTTGGTGAGTTATATCTTAAAGATGAGTCTTTCCGTTTTGGTTTAAAAGCATTTAAAGCGTTGGGTGGTGCTTATGCGATGGCTCGCCATATTGCTGATTTCCTCGAAATGGACATAAGTGAATTACCTTATGAGGTAATGATCAGTGATGAAATCAGGAAAAAGTTAAATGGCGTCACTTTTGCGACAACCACTGACGGGAATCATGGACGTGGTGTTGCTTGGATGGCAAGACAGTTAAAGCAAAAAGCGGTGGTCTATATGCCAAAAGGATCATCACAAGAACGTTTAGATGCCATTTTGCGTGAAGGTGCAGTCGCTGAAATCGTTGATATGAACTATGACGATGCAGTGAGAATGACGGCTGAAATGGCTGAAAAATATGGCTGGATAGTGGTTCAAGACACTGCATGGGATGGCTATGAAGAGATCCCCCTTTGGATCATGCAAGGCTATGGCACTTTAATGCTGGAATCTCTTGCACAATTACATGAAGTTCCCCCGACGCATATTTTTGTGCAAGCCGGTGTGGGCTCTTTTGCGGGTATGGTGCAAGGCATGGTAACAGCTGCTTATGGCAAACAAGCACCGAAAGTGATTGTGGCTGAAGCACGTATTGCCGATTGTTTATATCAATCTGCGGTATCAGGGAAAGCGGATGCTATTCCTGTTGGCGGGGATTTGCAAACAGTCATGGCAGGGCTTGCTTGTGGTGAAGCGAATAGTATTGGTTGGAATTTATTACGCGATTATTCAGCGGCATTTTTCTCTTGCCCTGATGCTGTTGCGACGAGGGGAATGCGGATTTTAGGAAACCCTTTACCTGGTGATCCGCACATCATTTCTGGTGAATCTGGTGCTGTGACAACAGGCTTGCTCTCTATTTTGATGCAATCACCTGTCTATCAGAGTGCGAAAGAAGCGCTGGGATTAGATGAAAATGCAAGAGTGCTTGTGATAAGCACTGAAGGTGACACCGATCCTGAGCGTTATCGCGATATCGTGTGGGATGGCGAGTTGCCTAGCTTCAAACAATTTTAA
- a CDS encoding YgeY family selenium metabolism-linked hydrolase has translation MLSANRFDEVIKNCQLLIQQKSYSGEEGNVVKVIEGMMKNYDFDDIHIDKYGNIIGGIIGQHPGKTLVFDGHIDTVPVSERDWKEKPYGAEIKDGKIYGRGTSDMKGAVAAMISAIGFYGQDNQRNFAGRIYVSCIVHEECFEGVAARLVSERYKPDYVVIGEASELNLKIGQRGRAEIVVETFGKPAHSANPDAGINSVYKMAKLIEKIRTLTPSVHPVLGKGILELTDIKSSPYPGASVVPEYCRATYDRRLLVGETKEEVLAPLQKAIDELASQDADFKAKVSYAYGTEKCYTGAIIEGERFFPGWVLEENDPYVQSVLKGLHESGFKPTVTQYSFCTNGSHYAGEAGIKTIGFGPSRENLAHTIDEYIEIEQLKGAASGYYSIMNSLYHL, from the coding sequence ATGTTATCAGCAAACCGATTTGATGAAGTTATTAAGAATTGCCAATTATTAATCCAACAAAAAAGCTATTCAGGTGAAGAAGGTAACGTTGTTAAAGTCATAGAAGGGATGATGAAAAACTATGATTTTGACGACATTCATATTGATAAATACGGCAATATCATTGGCGGAATTATAGGTCAACACCCAGGGAAAACCCTTGTTTTTGATGGTCATATCGATACTGTACCGGTGAGTGAGCGTGACTGGAAAGAAAAACCTTATGGTGCAGAAATTAAAGACGGCAAGATTTATGGTCGCGGCACCAGTGATATGAAAGGTGCCGTCGCTGCCATGATTTCAGCGATTGGGTTTTATGGTCAAGATAATCAGCGCAATTTTGCTGGTCGTATTTATGTTTCTTGCATTGTGCATGAAGAGTGTTTTGAAGGCGTTGCTGCAAGACTCGTTTCTGAACGTTATAAACCAGACTATGTGGTAATTGGTGAAGCCTCCGAATTAAACCTCAAAATTGGGCAACGTGGTCGTGCTGAAATTGTTGTTGAAACCTTTGGCAAACCTGCTCACTCCGCCAATCCAGATGCAGGGATCAACTCTGTTTATAAAATGGCAAAACTGATCGAGAAGATCAGAACGTTAACCCCTTCCGTTCATCCTGTATTAGGAAAAGGGATCTTAGAACTCACGGATATTAAATCATCACCTTATCCGGGCGCTTCTGTCGTACCTGAATATTGTCGTGCCACTTACGATCGCCGTTTATTAGTGGGTGAAACTAAAGAAGAAGTGCTTGCACCATTACAAAAAGCCATTGATGAACTTGCTTCTCAAGATGCTGATTTTAAAGCTAAAGTCTCTTATGCCTATGGTACGGAAAAATGCTATACCGGCGCCATAATTGAAGGTGAGCGTTTCTTCCCTGGTTGGGTATTAGAAGAGAACGATCCTTATGTACAAAGCGTTTTAAAAGGGCTGCATGAGTCTGGCTTTAAACCTACCGTCACACAATACTCTTTCTGTACTAATGGTAGCCATTATGCGGGTGAAGCAGGTATTAAAACCATTGGTTTTGGCCCATCTCGAGAAAACTTAGCGCACACCATTGATGAATATATTGAAATTGAACAGTTAAAAGGTGCTGCGAGCGGTTATTACAGCATTATGAACAGCCTTTATCACCTTTAA
- a CDS encoding N-acyl-D-amino-acid deacylase family protein, with protein sequence MKTIFKNATVIDGTGASAFQADVVVNEGKIIKIGQFDAKTNDQIIDATGKIVCPGFIDTHTHSDLSALLNPALSAKIRQGITTELLGQDGVALAPLPEQYISAWRKNIAGLDGDSDSIDWHFKNTEGYLGMLEARGSATNLAYLVPHGNIRMEAMGLEGNPSTREDVAKMCEILERELKAGAFGLSTGLIYMPCAFGDTAEMIELCKVTAKHNGIFVVHQRSEADDIIQSTQELIDIAKASGVWLHISHMKVCGKKNWGLIDEMLGMLDQAQKEGIRISFDQYPYVAGSTMLGVILPPWVHAGGTEKLLERLASPELRKKMIEDIEKGIPGWDNFIDFAGLENIYVTSSKTEKNQDAVGLSLVELGKLRGKDPYNATFDLLYEEENAVGMVDFYGTEEHVIKFLCRPEQNVCTDGLMGAGKPHPRVFGAFPRVLGKYVREEKCLTWEQAIRKMTGKPAEVLRLTDRGLIKEGYAADIVMFDPETIIDKGTFVEPNQYPEGLDLVMVNGRIALINGVESYACSGHVLRA encoded by the coding sequence ATGAAAACAATATTTAAAAACGCCACTGTTATTGATGGAACAGGGGCAAGTGCATTTCAAGCTGATGTTGTGGTTAATGAAGGAAAAATAATAAAAATCGGTCAGTTTGATGCAAAAACGAATGATCAGATCATTGATGCAACAGGGAAGATAGTCTGTCCCGGTTTTATTGATACTCATACTCACTCTGATCTTTCTGCTCTGCTTAACCCCGCTTTATCCGCCAAAATCCGCCAAGGGATCACTACTGAATTGTTAGGGCAAGATGGTGTCGCGTTAGCACCATTACCAGAACAATATATTTCAGCATGGCGCAAGAATATTGCGGGTTTAGATGGTGATTCTGACAGCATTGATTGGCATTTTAAAAATACCGAAGGTTACTTAGGTATGTTAGAAGCGAGAGGCTCTGCAACGAATCTTGCTTACCTTGTTCCTCATGGCAACATTCGAATGGAAGCCATGGGATTAGAAGGTAATCCTTCTACTCGTGAAGATGTCGCCAAGATGTGTGAAATCTTAGAGCGAGAATTAAAAGCAGGGGCGTTTGGTTTATCAACAGGACTGATTTATATGCCTTGCGCCTTTGGTGATACTGCTGAAATGATCGAACTTTGTAAGGTTACAGCAAAGCATAATGGTATTTTTGTTGTTCACCAGCGTAGTGAAGCTGACGATATTATTCAGTCGACTCAAGAGCTTATTGATATCGCCAAAGCATCGGGTGTTTGGTTGCATATTTCCCATATGAAGGTTTGCGGTAAGAAAAACTGGGGATTAATCGACGAAATGCTTGGCATGTTAGATCAAGCACAAAAAGAGGGTATTCGTATCTCTTTTGACCAATATCCGTATGTGGCAGGCAGTACCATGCTTGGGGTAATTTTACCGCCTTGGGTTCACGCAGGAGGTACAGAGAAATTATTAGAACGCTTAGCTTCTCCAGAACTGCGTAAAAAGATGATTGAAGATATCGAAAAAGGCATCCCAGGTTGGGATAACTTTATTGATTTCGCAGGGTTAGAAAATATTTATGTGACTAGCTCTAAAACAGAAAAAAACCAAGATGCCGTTGGACTTAGCCTTGTGGAACTAGGCAAGTTGAGAGGTAAAGATCCATATAATGCAACCTTCGATCTGCTATATGAAGAAGAAAATGCGGTAGGAATGGTGGATTTTTACGGTACAGAAGAACACGTTATCAAATTCTTATGTCGTCCTGAACAAAACGTCTGTACTGATGGGTTAATGGGAGCAGGTAAGCCTCATCCTCGTGTATTTGGGGCATTCCCTCGTGTTTTAGGGAAATACGTCAGAGAAGAAAAATGCCTCACTTGGGAACAAGCTATCCGCAAAATGACAGGTAAACCAGCTGAAGTCCTTCGATTAACCGACAGAGGCTTAATTAAAGAAGGGTATGCCGCAGATATTGTGATGTTCGACCCTGAAACCATTATTGATAAAGGCACGTTTGTTGAACCAAACCAATACCCAGAAGGGCTCGATTTGGTGATGGTCAATGGTCGTATCGCATTAATTAATGGGGTCGAAAGTTACGCCTGTAGTGGCCATGTTTTAAGAGCATAA